Proteins encoded together in one Nyctibius grandis isolate bNycGra1 chromosome 1, bNycGra1.pri, whole genome shotgun sequence window:
- the PNOC gene encoding prepronociceptin isoform X2 — MRAVLWDLLLLCLFARARGDCRGDCLHCDRHLYRDTFDVLICILECEGEAVPRATWELCAAASRATPRPRDLQDAGDPWHDAAAGDLLRRRQEDEGFEAAPGAFPQPPEDISRRHGGFPRGTRGSWPAPTARGVQKRYGGFIGVRKSARKWNNQKRFSEFLKQYLGMSPRSSEYDTAGGIGEHNEI, encoded by the exons ATGAGGGCCGTGCTCTgggacctgctgctgctctgcctcttcGCCCGGGCGCGGGGGGACTGCCGGGGGGACTGCCTGCACTGCGACCGCCACCTCTACCGCGACACCTTCGACGTCCTC ATCTGCATCCTGGAGTGCGAAGGCGAAGCCGTGCCGCGGGCCACCTGGGAGCTGTGCGCCGCTGCCAGCCGAGCCACCCCGCGGCCCCGCGACCTCCAGGACGCCGGCGATCCCTGGCACGACGCGGCGGCGGGCGACCTGCTGCGGCGACGCCAAGAAGACGAAGGCTTCGAAGCGGCGCCGGGCGCCTTCCCGCAGCCACCCGAGGACATTTCCCGACGTCACGGCGGTTTCCCGCGGGGGACGCGCGGCTCGTGGCCGGCGCCGACGGCCAGGGGGGTGCAGAAGCGATACGGGGGCTTCATCGGGGTCCGCAAGTCGGCGAGGAAGTGGAACAACCAGAAGAGGTTTAGCGAGTTCCTGAAGCAGTACCTGGGCATGTCGCCCCGCTCCAGTGAGTACGACACGGCCGGCGGCATCGGCGAGCACAACGAGATCTAA
- the PNOC gene encoding prepronociceptin isoform X1, with translation MRAVLWDLLLLCLFARARGDCRGDCLHCDRHLYRDTFDVLICILECEGEAVPRATWELCAAASRATPRPRDLQDAGDPWHDAAAGDLLRRRQEDEGFEAAPGAFPQPPEDISRRHGGFPRGTRGSWPAPTARGVQKRYGGFIGVRKSARKWNNQKRFSEFLKQYLGMSPRSTFRHRIPAPSARHRQN, from the exons ATGAGGGCCGTGCTCTgggacctgctgctgctctgcctcttcGCCCGGGCGCGGGGGGACTGCCGGGGGGACTGCCTGCACTGCGACCGCCACCTCTACCGCGACACCTTCGACGTCCTC ATCTGCATCCTGGAGTGCGAAGGCGAAGCCGTGCCGCGGGCCACCTGGGAGCTGTGCGCCGCTGCCAGCCGAGCCACCCCGCGGCCCCGCGACCTCCAGGACGCCGGCGATCCCTGGCACGACGCGGCGGCGGGCGACCTGCTGCGGCGACGCCAAGAAGACGAAGGCTTCGAAGCGGCGCCGGGCGCCTTCCCGCAGCCACCCGAGGACATTTCCCGACGTCACGGCGGTTTCCCGCGGGGGACGCGCGGCTCGTGGCCGGCGCCGACGGCCAGGGGGGTGCAGAAGCGATACGGGGGCTTCATCGGGGTCCGCAAGTCGGCGAGGAAGTGGAACAACCAGAAGAGGTTTAGCGAGTTCCTGAAGCAGTACCTGGGCATGTCGCCCCGCTCCA cgTTCCGGCACCGCATCCCAGCACCTTCCGCCAggcacaggcaaaattaa